GTACGCGAAGCAGGCCCGGAACGTCAAAGTGGGTCTACCCTCCGATCCGACCACCGAGGTGGGCGCCCTCGTCCATCCTGAGCACTATGACAAGGTGATGAGCTACGTCGAAATCGGCAAGGAAGAAGGGCGACTGGTTGCCGGCGGTGGCAGACCTGAGGGATTCCCAGAGGGCAACTTCGTTGCACCGACAGTCTTTGTTGACGTGGCCCCGGACGCAAGGATTTTCCAGGAGGAGATTTTCGGTCCGGTTGTGGCGATCACGCCTTTCGACACTGATGAGGAAGCGCTCGAACTGGCCAACAACACCAAGTACGGGCTGGCTGCCTACATCTGGACCAACGACCTGAAGCGGGCACACAACTTTGCTCAGAATGTGGAGGCGGGGATGGTGTGGCTCAACTCCAACAACGTCCGCGACTTGCGAACGCCATTTGGTGGCGTGAAGGCCTCGGGTCTGGGGCACGAGGGCGGATACCGCTCCATCGACTTCTACACCGATCAGCAAGCAGTGCACATCAACCTCGACAAAGTCCACAACCCGTCATTGGGCAAGCAGTAACGCAACGAAGTACCGGGACGAGGGCGACTCCTAGCTCCGCCCTCGTCCAATCCCTCACGCCACAACGCCAAGAATAGAAAGCAAAGGTGCTCTCATGAGTGAAGACAAGAAGGTCAGCCCCGATTACCTAGACGCCGAGGTCATCCTTGGTTCCGATCCGGTTCCCACCCCGGTTGCCCCACCCCCGGACATCCTGCGCGCAGCGTACATGGACATGGTGGTTACGGACTTGGAGGAATCAAAGAAGTTCTACGCCGACATCCTCGGGCTGGTCGTTACGGAAGAGAATGACACCGAGGTCTACCTGCGGTCGTTGGAGGAGTTCATCCACCACAACCTGATCCTGCGCAAGGGTGACACGGCCGCGATTCGTGCCTTCGGTTACCGGGTTCGCACACCTGAAGATTTGGAGAAGGCTGAGGAGTTCTACAAAGAGCTGGGTTGCCGCGTGGAGCGCGTTCCTGCTGGAACTGTTGCCGGTATGGGAGAAATAGTCAGGGTTCAGGACCCGCTGGGCTTCCCGTACGAGTTCTTCTACGACGTCGACCATGAGAAGCGCCTCGCGTGGGACTACCAGCTCTACACGCCCGGCGCCCTGGTGCGACTTGACCACTTCAACCAGGTGACTCCGAACGTCCCCCGGGCAGTTGGATACATGGAAGACCTGGGCTTCGGCGTTACTGAAGAGATTGTCGACGAGGACGGAACGGTCTACGCAGCCTGGGTGCGTCGCAAGCCAACTGTTCACGACACTGCAATGACCGGTGGCGATGGACCTAGAATGCACCACATTGCCTTCGCGACCCACGAGAAGCACAACATTCTAGCGATTTGCGACAAGCTCGGTGCTCTGCGGCTCTCGGACCACATTGAGCGTGGTCCTGGCCGTCACGGGGTCTCAAATGCCTTCTACCTGTACCTTCGTGATCCCGATGGGCACCGCGTAGAGATTTATACGCAGGATTACTACACGGGCGATCCGGACAACCCCAAGGTTTCGTGGGATGTTCACGATAACCAGCGCCGCGACTGGTGGGGCACCCCGGTTGTGCCTAGCTGGTACCGTGATGCGTCACGCGTCCTCGACCTTGACGACAACGTGCAGCCCCTAGTGGGTCGCACGGATGAGAGCGAGTTGGAGGCCACCATTGGCGCCGACGGATTCTCATATACTCGCAAAGATGAGGACGATTCCATGCCGGAGTGGAAGCTCGGTGAGTTCAAGCTGGGTAACCAGCTGTAAGTTGCGAGTCCGGGCGTGGTGACAACGGAGTCACGCGCCCGGGCTTGTTGCAATTGTCCTCTAGTAGGTCTTACTGACGAAGGGTTCTTGAATGCTTGACGATTCACAACTGACCGCGATTGCGGATGAACTGGCGCAGGCCGAGGCCGATCGCACGATGGTCCCGCTCCTCACCGCGAGATACCCAGACATGGTTGTTGAAGATTCCTACAGGGTCCAGGCCAAGTGGGTTCAGCGCGGCATTGCCGACGGCAGGCGCCTTGTGGGACGCAAAATTGGTCTCACCAGCAAAGTCATGCAGGTTGCAACGGGAATCACCGAGCCCGACTACGGTGCGATTTTCGAGGACATGGTTTATGACAATGGTGGGGAGATCCCATTCGACCGCTTCTCCAATGTGCGGATCGAGGTCGAACTGGCCTTTGTTCTGAAGACGGATCTCTCCGGTCCTGATGTGACGATCTTTGATGTGCTTCGGGCGACAGAGTACGTGGTTCCTGCCCTTGAGATTCTTTCTTCCCGGATCGAAATGCAAGGACGTACGATCGTGGACACCATCAGCGATAATGCTGCGATGGGGGGAATGGTCTACGGAGGTAATCCGGTCGCGCCCGACGCTGTTGATCTCCGCTGGGTTTCCGCACTGCTGTACCGTAACCAAACCATCGAAGAATCCGGCGTTGCGGCCGCCGTGTTGAACCATCCCGCCACGGGGGTTGCATGGTTGGCAGGAAAGCTGGCGCAGCACGGCGATGGTCTCAAGGCGGGCGATATCGTCCTCGCTGGCTCCTTCACCCGGCCAATGTGGGTGGAACAGGGCGACACGATCCTGGCTGACTACGGACCTCTGGGGACAATCTCATGCCGCTTCATTTAGACCCGGAGCCTGTTCAGCCGCATCGCGAAGGACTGGGCCAGCCGCGTCCGGCGCTCCCAAAGACACTGGGACGGTTGCTTGCGGAAACCGGTGACCGCCCCCTGGTGGGGATGTGGCTCTGTTCGGGCTCAAGTGTCATGGCGGAGATTGCGGCGGGATCGGGCTTGGACTGGTTGCTGATTGACGCAGAACACTCGCCGTTGAGCCTTGCCCAAATGCAGATGCAGCTCCAAGCCATCGCTGCCAACCCCATCACCCCGGCCATTCGTGTTCCCAGCGCCGACCCGGTGACGATCAAGCAGGTTCTTGACCTGGGTGTGCAGAACATCGTGGTTCCGATGGTTTCCGACGCTGACCAAGCCAGGGCGGCCGTCGCCGCTGCCAGGTACGCGCCGGCTGGAGTGAGAGGAGTTGGTAGCGCCCTCGCACGTTCCGGTCGGTGGGGGCGAGTCCCCGGCTACCTTGAGAACGCCAACGACTACGTGAGTGTCACCGTGCAGATTGAAACTGCCGAGGGCGTTTCAAACGCGGAAGAAATCATGCAGGTTGACGGAGTTGACGCCGTGTTTGTGGGGCCGTCAGACCTGGCTGCATCCATGGGCCTGATTGGTCGCCAGACCCATCCTGACGTGGTTTCGGCAGTAATGTCCGTGGTCGACCGAGGTCGCGCCTTGGGCAGACCGGTGGGCGTTAATGCCTTTGACACTCATGCTGCGCAAGACTACATCGCCGGGGGAGTGCGCTTTATCCTTGTTGGCGCCGATGTGACCATGGTGGCCCGGGGCAGTGAAGCACTGGCGCAAAAGTGGGTGCCGGAAGTGGGCGTTTCCGAGGCCGCAGCCTATTAGTCACGCGTACTTCCAGCAGGGCTGGGTGTGACAATGCCCCGGAAGGCCGAAGCCAACCGGGGCATTTTCACGGGTCCGCACGGACTTGGAGCGACTAGTGTTAGTTCTCCAGGCGCGGAGCCGCATCGATTGAGTAATCGAACAGTTCGTACTTGTCGATAGCCTGCTGGATCACAGAGTGGTCCAGCTTCCCGTCATAAACCAGTCCCTGCAGGACTCGCACGGCTGTCGACTCAGCATCAACGTGGAAGAAGCGGCGTGCAGCGCGGCGAGTGTCCGAGATGCCGAAGCCATCTGTGCCCAGCGTCAGGTAGCGGCCCGGGATCCATGGGCGGATTTGGTCGTGGACCATGGTGGACCAGTCGGATGTCGCAACGTACGGGCCTTCGGTTCCAGCCAGTTGGCGGGAGATGAAGGGGTGGCGGTACTCCTCATTCGGGTGCAAGAAGTTGTGCTCATCGGCCTCAACCCCGTCGCGCCGCAACTCATTCCATGAGGTCACAGACCAAACGGCTGCGTCAACACCCCAGTCCTCAGCAAGAAGACGACGAGCTTCGCGAGCCCACGGCACGCCCACACCCGATGCGAGGATCTGTGCCTTGAGGCCCCCGTTATTCGTGTGGTCATCCACCTTGTAGATACCGCGCAGAACGCCCTCGACATCTAGATTCTCAGGCTCAGCAGGCTGAACGATCGGCTCGTTGTAAACCGTCAGGTAGTAGAGGATGTTCGGGTCACGCGGGTCGTCCTTGCCATACATCCGCTTGATACCGTCTTTGAAGATGTACTTGATTTCGTACGCGTACGCCGGATCATAGGAAACGAAGCCGTGGTTTGTTGACGCCAGCAGGTGCGAGTGGCCATCAAGGTGCTGCAGGCCCTCACCTGTCAGGGTGGTGCGGCCAGCGGTTGCGCCAACCACGAAACCCTTGGTCAACATGTCGGCCGCCGCCCAGAACTGGTCGCCTGTCCTCTGGAATCCGAACATCGAG
This genomic stretch from Schaalia sp. JY-X169 harbors:
- the hpaH gene encoding 2-oxo-hept-4-ene-1,7-dioate hydratase, which codes for MLDDSQLTAIADELAQAEADRTMVPLLTARYPDMVVEDSYRVQAKWVQRGIADGRRLVGRKIGLTSKVMQVATGITEPDYGAIFEDMVYDNGGEIPFDRFSNVRIEVELAFVLKTDLSGPDVTIFDVLRATEYVVPALEILSSRIEMQGRTIVDTISDNAAMGGMVYGGNPVAPDAVDLRWVSALLYRNQTIEESGVAAAVLNHPATGVAWLAGKLAQHGDGLKAGDIVLAGSFTRPMWVEQGDTILADYGPLGTISCRFI
- a CDS encoding HpcH/HpaI aldolase/citrate lyase family protein, translating into MPLHLDPEPVQPHREGLGQPRPALPKTLGRLLAETGDRPLVGMWLCSGSSVMAEIAAGSGLDWLLIDAEHSPLSLAQMQMQLQAIAANPITPAIRVPSADPVTIKQVLDLGVQNIVVPMVSDADQARAAVAAARYAPAGVRGVGSALARSGRWGRVPGYLENANDYVSVTVQIETAEGVSNAEEIMQVDGVDAVFVGPSDLAASMGLIGRQTHPDVVSAVMSVVDRGRALGRPVGVNAFDTHAAQDYIAGGVRFILVGADVTMVARGSEALAQKWVPEVGVSEAAAY
- the hpaD gene encoding 3,4-dihydroxyphenylacetate 2,3-dioxygenase; this encodes MSEDKKVSPDYLDAEVILGSDPVPTPVAPPPDILRAAYMDMVVTDLEESKKFYADILGLVVTEENDTEVYLRSLEEFIHHNLILRKGDTAAIRAFGYRVRTPEDLEKAEEFYKELGCRVERVPAGTVAGMGEIVRVQDPLGFPYEFFYDVDHEKRLAWDYQLYTPGALVRLDHFNQVTPNVPRAVGYMEDLGFGVTEEIVDEDGTVYAAWVRRKPTVHDTAMTGGDGPRMHHIAFATHEKHNILAICDKLGALRLSDHIERGPGRHGVSNAFYLYLRDPDGHRVEIYTQDYYTGDPDNPKVSWDVHDNQRRDWWGTPVVPSWYRDASRVLDLDDNVQPLVGRTDESELEATIGADGFSYTRKDEDDSMPEWKLGEFKLGNQL